The sequence GCGCGCACTCCTACGGGATTGCCCAATATTGATTCTGGATGAAGCTACTTCTGCACTGGATACTGAATCTGAGCGAGCCATTCAATCCGCCTTGGACGAATTGCAGAAAAACCGGACTTCACTGGTCATTGCCCATCGATTGTCTACCATTGAAAAAGCAGATGAGATTCTGGTTATTGAAGATGGACGTATCGTGGAGCGCGGTATGCATGCAGAGCTTTTGGCGAAAAAAGGTGCTTATGCTCAGCTTAACCGTATGCAGTTTGGCCAATGATTGAGCGCATTTGGTCTGGGAAGTCTTGGTTGTATTTGCTCCTGCTGCCGTTATCTTGGTTATATGGGGCGATTACTGGGCTTATCCGTATCAGTTACACTCTGGGGCTGCGTTCGACATGGCGCTCCCCAGTGCCTGTTATCATCGTGGGCAACTTGACTGCGGGCGGGAATGGTAAAACACCCGTTGTTATTTGGTTAGTGGAACAACTGAAACTACGGGGCTACCGCGTTGGTGTTGTGTCCCGTGGTTACGGTGGTAAGTCAGATGTGTATCCGTTATTGCTCTCCAGTGAGACTACCACGGCTCAGGCTGGCGATGAGCCGGTTTTGATTTATCAACGAACAGGTGCTCCGGTCGCGGTTTCACCAAAGCGTTCAGAGGCTGTCAAAGCATTACTGAAATCTAATGATTTGGATTTCATTATCACTGATGATGGATTACAGCATTACGCACTACAGCGAGATTTTGAACTGGTCGTGATTGATGGTGTGCGCCGCTTTGGCAATGGCTGGTGGTTACCCGCAGGGCCGATGCGCGAGCGGGCAGGGCGGCTGCGCTCAGTTGATGCAGTGATAACTAATGGTGGCATTGCTGCTGCTGGTGAAATACCGATGCAATTGGTGGCATGTGACGCAATTAATTTAGTGACTGGCGAACGTTATCCCGCACAACAACTACAACATGTTGTTGCCATGGCTGGCATCGGCCATCCGCCGCGTTTTTTTGCCACACTGAATCTCCTTGGTATTGAACCTAAAAAAGAATATGCCTTTGCAGACCATCAGGACTATTCATTGTCTCAACTTAGCCCACTGATTTCAGGGCCAGAAATTTTGCTGATGACTGAAAAAGATGCTGTTAAGTGCCGGGTTTTTGCCCAGCCCAATTGGTGGTATTTGCCGGTAGATGCGCAGTTGCCTTCCGATCAGGCTGAACAATTGCTGCTTAAGATTCAGGCATTACCCCACCGCCCTGCATAATCTCAGTTAGAGACTCAGGGATGCGCGCTTCAGGGCCGCTGCGCATGCAGTGAGCGAGCGTTGCTGAGTTTCTTCGTACAGTTGCAGTTCATCAATAACATCACTCCCCAAGTCCCGCTGGAAATCCTGTTTACTAGAGTGGCCTGCAAAATGGCTTTGCCCTTTATCACCTAAATTTGACTGGAAAATACCTGCAGCGCTGACCGGCAGGAAATCTTCATAGACCAAAGGTTCAAATTGGATGAATCCGGCCTCAATTAGCTGGTCTAATGTTAAATTTTGCACTGATATCGCCGGTTCTTTAAGGCTCTTTTCAGTCGGAAAATAGCGGAAATAGGCAAGTCTTTCTGCCCGCATTATCGGGTAGTCATCTGGAAACTGGCTAAATTGTTCGTGCAGAATCGCCATATATTGCTCTGCATTCTGTTCATTCGCTGGAACGCGTAATTGATCTTGAGCTGCTTGTAACAAACGGTCATAAAGATGGCGACCTTTGGCCGTCAATGCTGCGCCGCGTTGTTCTATTTCGCCAAAACGGGCGGTGTGGTTCCCTTGAACAATATGCCCACCTGAGGATACAAAAGCGACTTTCTCTTCCAGTGCTTTGAAACTGGTTTGTCGCAGCAGTATTGGGCAATGACGTGGCGGTGGCCCTTCGATAACGGCTTTGGGGGTTATGTTGTACTTTGGCATTGCAGCTTGTACTGCATCGATATTTAGTGTCCGTGGGGTTAAGTGGTTAATATGTGGCCCCTTAAAAGCAACTACATCAGCAATTAATCGATGTTGATCATGTAGTTGTTGATAAATCTCGGCACTGACGGTCGCCTGGTTATGCCAGCGAAATGTTTCCAATGATTGAGTAATGAAATCATCGGCTTCATGGTGGGTCAGCCCGCCGGCCGTTTCATGCTGAACAATTAACTCGATAAGACGCGGAGTGAAAATGTTCCTTTTGGCAAGAATATCAGCCGCTTGTTGCCGCAGTTCTGGTTGTTCAATCAAATCTAAACGAAGTAAGGATGTAAAAATTCTAAATGGGCAGGCTTGCAGTGAGGCCTCATGTACCGCGCGAAATGCAGTCGAGTGAACAGGCACCCCTGCTGGGGCCAGGTCATAATACCCAACAGGAATCATGCCCATTATTGCAAACAAGCGGCGTAAAGTAGCAAGTTCGGCAGCAGTTCCTACACGAATGGCACCATGCCGCTCCATACTTAATCGTTCAATTTCCCCTGTTTGATGCAAATGTCGGGTTAGTTCTGGTGACTGCTCCAGAGTTTTACCATTGATTTCGGCAACCAGTTGTAATAAAGCACCATATAGTGGGACTTCGACCTGATACATATCCGACATAGCTCTGGAGAATCTGGCGCGAATCTCATCAGGATGAACAAATGGCTGGTGGGTCATAATCAGGTTGCTCCTTTTGGCCTGGAAGGGCACAAAATTGCCGAATAATGGTGTATATACTCAGTTTTTATTTTAGGTTGATATCGGTAAATTGTGGGGATCTCGCGGATAATATTGGTTTTTTATGCGCAGCATCTCATTGATGCTGCACTTAACTATCTATTCCCAGATAAAATAGTTGCGTGGCGATATGTTTTATGAGTAAATAGCCGCCGGCCTGTATTACAGACCTATTTATGTGTAAGAGTGTACGAGAGTAAAGCAAAGCAGTTCCTCCCAAAACGTTATCTTTTGATGCCGCTTCAAAGACGAACCTCCTAGTATCTCCGATAAATAACTCCCATAAGTAATGTTCGTGTTGCAGACCCGCTATTCCAATAGCGTTGAGTACACCATCCAAGACAGCCGCACGGGCCGGCTGCTGCAAGGTTGTTGCTCTGTAATTTAGCAATATACTGTTTGAATTATCTTGGAAATTGATGATGCTGATGTGTTAATCATCTATCCGGATAGCAAAATTCCAAAACCCGCACTTATGCGGTTTTTTTCATAAAATCAAGCTCATAGAGGTTTAATCAGAAAACTTTAGGATGGGCAACTGCATCTAAACAATAAATAAAAATGAGTTGTTAGGATGCCCAGTAAAAGGAAATTTATTATGACGTTAAAAATGGGTCGCGTGAAATGGTTCAACCAGTCCGAAGGCTACGGTTTCATTTCACCACACGACGGTAGTTTGGATGTGTATGTCAGCAAGACTGCTATTGCCAACACCAAAAACAAATCACTGAGTGAAGGGCAGGATGTTGAATTCTCTACTTATCGTAGTATTCACGGGCCGTCAGCAGCAGATGTAATCGCTTTCTAAGCAAACGGCTACCCTTGGGTAGCCGTTTCTATTTCGCAGGTGCTTCTATTTGTATTTTGCTGCTTAGTTGCTGAAGTTAGCAAACAGCGCAATAATTTTATGGAATACTTTCATTTCTTACTCGATAGTCATAATTGTGTGATGTTCGTCACAAAATAATACTCCCCAGAATTCAACATATCAATAACAAAACCAACATTTATCACTCCGTATTCTCAGCATTCTTACTTATATTGAGACTGGTTAACATAACTACTTGTTATCAATAACGGATATGAATGACGGCGTCGGCACAGTTAACCTGCATCGGCGGATATGCTATCCTCAACCACTTTCCTGCTGGCTAAACTCCATTCTGGAGGATGTATGGACCACCGTTTACTCGAAATTGTTGCTTGTCCCGTCTGCAACGGTAAGTTGTACTTCAATAAAGAAAATCTTGAGTTGGTATGCAAAGCTGACAATCTAGCTTATCCCGTGCGTGATGGCATACCGGTATTGTTAGAGAATGAAGCCCGCCCACTGTCAATTGATGAGAAGCACGCATGAGTTTCATTGCTATAATTCCCGCCCGTTATGCTTCAACCCGTCTACCTGGTAAGCCACTGGCTGATATTGCTGGCAAACCTATGGTGGTGCATGTGATGGAGCGAGCGCTGGCGTCAGGTGCTTCTCGGGTGATTGTGGCAACAGACCATCCAGAAGTGGTGAAAGCGGTTGAAGCAGCGGGCGGTGAAGTGTGTTTAACCCGTGCAGATCATCAATCCGGCACTGAGCGGTTAGCGGAAGTCATTGATCACTATGGTTTTGCTGATGACGATATTATCGTCAATGTGCAAGGGGATGAGCCACTGGTACCGCCGGTGATTATCCGTCAGGTGGCTGATAATCTGGCTGCATCCAGTGCAGGAATGGCGACATTAGCCGTACCCATTGAAAGTAGTGAAGAAGCCTTTAATCCTAATGCTGTTAAAGTGGTAATGGATGCTCAAGGGTATGCGTTGTATTTCTCCCGCGCAGCAATTCCGTGGGAAAGAGAACGTTTTGCTCAGTCTAAAAACACCATTGGTGATTGTTTCTTACGCCATATTGGCATCTATGCTTATCGCGCTGGGTTTGTTCGCCGCTATGTTAATTGGACACCGAGCAAACTTGAGCAAATAGAGCTATTAGAGCAACTTCGCGTGTTGTGGTACGGCGAAAAAATCCATGTTGCTGTGGCAAAGGCTGTTCCGGCGGTTGGGGTTGATACTCAAGAAGATTTAGACCGTGTGCGGGCTATCATGCTGCGCCAGTAATAAAATAAACAACTGAACTGCTGATTACGCCAGGCTCGATTGGGTCTGGCGTTGCTATTTTTATACTTGTGTCTTTCAACTATTTTACTTTTATTGTGGCTGTTATTTGATCTGCATTCTGGAAATATCCAACCTGCCATTCCATTATGATAAATCTATTTCGTCAGATAACGGGACAAAGCCTTATGGAACAGCTGAAAGCTGAGTTAAGTGTCGTGCTTGGGGAGTCGATAACCCGCCTTGAACGCATCAGCGAGCAGCCGTATGCCCATCTGTATGCCATGTATAATCAGCAGGGGCAGGCCATCCCATTGTTGGCAAAAAGTTATGTTTGTCAGGGGATTGCACAGCAGGAGGCGTATAAACTGTCCATGTTGTCGCGCGAAGGCGATATACGCTTGCCAACTGTATATGGCTTAGTCATGACCCATCAAACTCCCTATAAAGAAATTTTATTAATGGAGCGTTTACGTGGCGTTTCGGTTGAAGCGCCGACCCGGACAGGGGACCGCTGGAATGCTTTGATGGATCAAATAGTTGAAGGCGTATTAGCCTGGCATCGAATTGATAGTCATGGTTGCGTCGGCAATGTTGACAGTACGCAGGAAAATGATTGGTTCAGTTGGTATCAGCAGCGGGTTGAAGTGCTGTGGGCCACGCTGTCCAATATGAACTCTCCGCTAATGACGTTGGAGGACCGAGCGGTACTTTATCGTGCCCGGGCATCATTACATGCACTTTTCGCCGGTTTTGACGACAGTTCAGTGCTGGTTCACGGTAATTTGACTTTGCGTAGTATGCTGAAAGATCCGCGCAGTGATCAGTTACTGGCGATGCTCAACCCTGGCCCAATGTTATGGGCGCCGCGTGAGTATGATTTATTCCGCCTCAGTGAGGAGGGTATGTCGAGCCAGCTATTCTATCGTTATCTTAATAAAGCGCCGGTTTCGGAATTTTTTGTCGCTCGCCGATGGCTTTATACCCTCTGGGAATTAGTCTCTCGCTTTATCCACACCGGCAATTTAGACCGCGCATTATTTGATACCGCGGCCCGGCAACTTTTACCTTGGTTAGATTAAATATCCCCGTTACCTCTTTCAATTTGCTGGGGGCTATTTTCAGTTAATTTTTGCCATATTAGCCCCAATGTTTCATACCAGGCTCGCTCGGAATGACCTAAATATGTTGCCGCCGGAATAGTGCGCTCCCAGCTATGCAAAGGGGTGGTAATGGCTAATTGATTGGCCGGTGCCGGGATAGGATGTAAACCCTGAGCTGTAAAGAATTTCATTGCTCGCGGTAAATGGCTGGCGGAAGTCACCAACAAAAACGGCTTATCACCGACCAAGCCCGCCACTGCGGAGGCTTCTTCCACGGTATCTTTGGGCTGCTCTAATGCAATAACATCTGCCGCCGGGACACCTAAACTTTCCGCGACCTGCGCTGCTGTTCTTGCACTGCTTTGGCTGTTGGGGCCAGCGCCGCCAGTAAATACCATTTTTGCATTAGGATGGGCGTGATACAGCCGGATCCCCTCTGTTACTCGTGGCAAACTATTTGAGAATAAATTGGCACTTGGCGCCCAATTCGGATTAAACGTGTAGCCGCCACCAAGGACAACAATGTAATCTACCGGGTCGTTTCCCTGATAAGTCGCGTACTGTTTTTCCAACGGCAATAGCAGGCGATCCGCGACAGGTTGCAGGCTAACAAGCAATAATACCAGCCAACTTAATGCAAAAAGCGTTTTGCCGCTTTTTTGCCAGCGGGTAAAGCACAATAAGATTAATGCCAGCCCCATTACGATAAGCAGAAAGGGCAGTGGCATTAATAAGCCGCCAACAAACTTTTTTAGGGTAAAAAGCATAAAAACAGGGACCTTTTGGCTGAAAAAACGGCATTTGGTGATGATTACGGGCCAAGAAGATTTATTCTAAGTCAGGCTGTGCCAAAATAGCAGGTTGGGAGTCATTCTTTTTGCTGTAGCCATTGATTTGCGAGTCTCTATCAAGGCCGGTAAATCAATAGTTATAGCGGAGCAATTGTCCATGCAGGATCGTAATTTCGATGATATCGCCGAGAAATTCTCGCGCAATATCTACGGCACAACGAAGGGAATGATCCGTCAGGCAGTGGTGTGGCAAGATATCACCGGGCTATTAGCACAGTTACCGCAACGCCCGTTACGGATTTTAGATGCCGGTGGCGGTGAAGGGCATATGGCTTGCCAACTGGCGGCATTAGGTCACCAGGTTCTATTATGTGACCTGTCCGCTGAGATGATCCAACGTGCGAAAGTGGCTGCGCAGGAAAAAGGTGTGAGCCACAACATGCAATTTGTACAAAGTGCGGTACAGGACATCACCCAACATTTAGAACAGCCAGTTGATCTGATATTGTTCCATGCGGTTTTAGAATGGATTGCAGAGCCACAACACGTTCTGCAGGTCCTTTTTAATGCGTTAAACCCAGGTGGCGCGCTGTCATTGATGTTCTTCAATGCCAATGGGTTGGTGATGCGCAATGCGGTATTAGGTAATTTTCAGTTAGCGATACCGGAGGTAAAAAGGCGTCGTCAGCGCTCATTATCGCCGCAATATCCTTTAGATCCACCGACGGTATACGGTTGGCTTGAGCAAATGGGTTTATCCATTAGCGGTAAGACGGGAGTACGGGTGTTTCACGATTACATGAAAAATAAACAGCAACAAGTCGATGAGTTTGCTGAATTATTGGCGTTGGAGCAGCGCTATTGCCGGCAGGAGCCCTTTATCAGTTTGGGGCGCTACGTGCATGTCATGGCGTTTAAGCCGAATCTGAAGGACCCATTATGAGTGAATTTTCCCAGACAGTACCCGAACTGGTCGCCTGGGCGCGAAAAAATGATTTTTCGATTACTTTGCCAACAGAGCGTCTGGCTTTTCTTATGGCTATTGCGACCTTAAACGGTGAGCGGCTGGACGGCGAAATGAGCGAAGGCGAGTTGGTTGATGCATTTCGTCACGTCAGTAAAGGTTTTGAGCAGACCACAGAAACCGTGGCAGTACGCGCCAATAACGCCATCAATGATATGGTGCGTCAGCGTTTACTCAACCGTTTTACCAGTGAAATGGCCGACGGCAATGCGATTTACCGTCTGACTCCATTGGGCATTGGTATTACCGATTATTATATCCGCCAGCGCGAGTTCTCCACTCTGCGCTTGTCGATGCAATTGTCGATTGTGGCACAAGAGCTACAACGGGCAGCAGAAGCCGCAGAAGAGGGCGGTGATGAGTTTCACTGGCACCGCAATGTATTTGCCCCGCTGAAATATTCAGTCGCTGAAATCTTTGACAGTATTGATATGACTCAGCGCTTGATGGATGAACAGCAACATAGCGTCAAAGAAGATATTGCGGCGTTGTTGAATCAAGACTGGCGTGCCGCTATTGCCAGCTGTGAAATGTTGCTGTCAGAAACCTCCGGTACACTGCGAGAGTTACAAGACACGCTGGAGGCGGCAGGTGATAAGCTTCAGGCAAATTTGTTACGTATTCAAGAAGCTACTATCGGCAATGCGGGCTTGGACTTGGTCGATAAGCTGGTCTTTGATCTGCAAAGCAAACTTGACCGCATTATCAGTTGGGGTCAGCAGGCCATTGACCTGTGGATTGGCTATGACCGCCATGTACATAAGTTTATTCGTACTGCGATTGATATGGATAAAAACCGAGTATTCGCCCAGCGGTTGCGCCAGTCAGTCCAGAATTACTTTGATAGCCCTTGGACCCTGACCTACGCCAATGCTGATCGCTTGCTGGATATGCGCGATGAAGAGCTGGCGCTGCGTAGTGAAGAGGTGACCGGGGAGCTGCCACCGGATCTGGAATTTGAAGAGTTCAATGAGATCCGCGAGCAGTTAGCCGCCATGATTGAGCAGGCCTTGCAGGTGTATCAACAGCAAAAAATGCCACTCAATCTGGGGGAAGTCATGCGCGATTACCTCGTGCAATATCCGCGTGCTCGTCATTTCGACGTGGCTCGTATCCTGGTCGACCAGGCAGTTCGCCTTGGTGTGGCCGAAGCCGATTTCTCAGGGTTACCAGCTGAATGGCTGGCAATCAATGATTACGGAGCCAAGGTGCAGGCACATGTCATCAACAAATATTGAAGTAGTAATGCCGGTTAAACTGGCTCAGGCATTGGCCAACTCATTGTTTCCCGCACTCGATAGCCAGCTGCGCGCCGGTCGTCATATTGGTATTGATGAGCTGGAAAATCATGCTTTCCTGATGGATTTTCAGGAGCAACTGGAAGAATTTTATACTCGCTATAACGTGGAGTTAATTCGCGCACCGGAAGGTTTCTTCTATCTGCGCCCACGGTCGACCACCCTTATCCCGCGCTCGGTGTTATCCGAGTTGGATATGATGGTCGGGAAAATTCTTTGTTATCTGTATCTGAGCCCGGAGCGGTTGGCTCACGAAGGTATTTTCGCCCAGCATGAGTTATACGAAGAGTTGCTGAGCCTGGCCGATGAGAGCAAATTGCTGAAGTTCGTTAACCAGCGCTCAACCGGTTCAGATTTGGATAAACAGAAGTTGCAGGAAAAAGTACGAACGTCACTCAACCGGCTGCGTCGATTGGGCATGATCTACTTTATGGGCAATGACAGCAGTAAGTTTCGTATCACTGAGGCGGTGTTCCGCTTTGGTGCCGATGTGCGCAGCGGTGATGATCCCCGCGAAGCTCAGTTGCGTATGATCCGCGATGGCGAAGCCATGGCGGTCGAAAATAGTCTGTCACTCCATGATGAAAGCGACGAAAGCGATATCACCATGGGCAATGCAACGGACAGTGCAGAGGATGAACAGGAATGATTGAACGCGGTAAATTTCGCTCACTGACCTTGGTTAACTGGAATGGTTTTTTTGCCCGAACATTCGATCTTGATGAGCTGGTCACCACCTTATCCGGTGGGAATGGTTCGGGGAAATCCACCACCATGGCGGCTTTCGTTACAGCATTGATCCCCGACCTGACATTACTGCACTTTCGTAACACGACCGAAGCCGGGGCGACCAGTGGTTCCCGTGATAAAGGTTTGCACGGTAAATTGCGCGCGGGCGTGTGTTACTCCACCTTAGATGTGGTCAACTCCCGCCACCAACGGGTGGTTGTCGGGGTACGTCTGCAACAAGTTGCTGGGCGTGACCGTAAAGTTGATATCAAGCCTTTCACTATCCAAGGGCTGCCGACAGCTATTCAGCCAACCGAAATTCTTACCGAAGTGGTGGGCGAGCGCCAGGCGCGCGTGTTGTCACTGCCAGAGCTGAAAGAGCGCGTTGAAGCAATGGAAGGGGTGCAATTTAAGCAATTTAACTCCATTACTGATTACCACGCCTTGATGTTCGATTTGGGGGTGATTCCGAAGCGTTTACGCTCCTCAGCGGACCGCAGTAAATTCTATCGTTTGATTGAGGCGTCATTGTACGGTGGTATTTCCAGCGCGATTACCCGTTCACTGCGCGACTATTTATTACCAGAAAACAGCGGCGTACGAAAAGCCTTCCAGGACATGGAGTCGGCGTTGCGTGAAAACCGCATGACCCTTGAGGCGATTCGCGTCACTCAGTCTGACCGCGACCTGTTTAAGCACCTGATATCAGAGGCGACTTCTTATGTTGCCGCTGATTATATGCGCCATGCCAATGAGCGGCGCATTCATCTTGATGGCGCTTTGGTTTTGCGCCGCGACTTACTGGCCAGCCGCAAACAACTGGTGACCGAGCAGTATCGCCATGTCGAAATGTCCCGCGAATTGGCCGAGCAAAGTGCTGCTGAGTCTGATCTCGAAACTGATTATCAAGCCGCCAGTGACCATCTCAGTTTGGTGCAAACCGCGATGCGCCAGCAGGAAAAAATCGAGCGCTACCAAGGTGATTTGGAAGAGCTGACATACCGGCTGGAAGAACAAAATGAGGTTGTTGCTGAGGCCAGCGAACAACAGGCGGGCAATGAAGCCCGCGCTGAAGCCGCCGAGTTGGAAGTGGATGAGCTGAAAAGTCAGTTGGCTGATTATCAGCAAGCGCTCGATGTGCAGCAAACCCGCGCCATTCAATATCAGCAAGCATTACAGGCATTGGAGCGCGCCCGTGCGCTGTGCCAATTACCTGAATTAACAGCTGAAAATGCTGAAGAGTGGCTGGAAACTTTCCAAGCTAAAGAGCAAGAAGCGACCGAATCTTTATTGCAACTCGAGCAAAAACTGAGTGTTGCTGATGCGGCACACAGCCAATTTGAGCAAGCTTATCAACTGGTTGTGACCATTGCCGGTGAGGTCAGCCGCAGTGAGGCCTGGCAAACCGCGCGCGAATTATTACGCGACTGGCCGTCACAGCAACATTTGGCCGAACGGGTTCAGCCGCTGCGCATGCGGCTCTCTGAACTGGAGCAGCGTTTGCGTGCCCAGCAAGATGCCGAGCGCTTATTGCAGGA comes from Yersinia canariae and encodes:
- the lpxK gene encoding tetraacyldisaccharide 4'-kinase codes for the protein MIERIWSGKSWLYLLLLPLSWLYGAITGLIRISYTLGLRSTWRSPVPVIIVGNLTAGGNGKTPVVIWLVEQLKLRGYRVGVVSRGYGGKSDVYPLLLSSETTTAQAGDEPVLIYQRTGAPVAVSPKRSEAVKALLKSNDLDFIITDDGLQHYALQRDFELVVIDGVRRFGNGWWLPAGPMRERAGRLRSVDAVITNGGIAAAGEIPMQLVACDAINLVTGERYPAQQLQHVVAMAGIGHPPRFFATLNLLGIEPKKEYAFADHQDYSLSQLSPLISGPEILLMTEKDAVKCRVFAQPNWWYLPVDAQLPSDQAEQLLLKIQALPHRPA
- the hglS gene encoding 2-oxoadipate dioxygenase/decarboxylase HglS, yielding MTHQPFVHPDEIRARFSRAMSDMYQVEVPLYGALLQLVAEINGKTLEQSPELTRHLHQTGEIERLSMERHGAIRVGTAAELATLRRLFAIMGMIPVGYYDLAPAGVPVHSTAFRAVHEASLQACPFRIFTSLLRLDLIEQPELRQQAADILAKRNIFTPRLIELIVQHETAGGLTHHEADDFITQSLETFRWHNQATVSAEIYQQLHDQHRLIADVVAFKGPHINHLTPRTLNIDAVQAAMPKYNITPKAVIEGPPPRHCPILLRQTSFKALEEKVAFVSSGGHIVQGNHTARFGEIEQRGAALTAKGRHLYDRLLQAAQDQLRVPANEQNAEQYMAILHEQFSQFPDDYPIMRAERLAYFRYFPTEKSLKEPAISVQNLTLDQLIEAGFIQFEPLVYEDFLPVSAAGIFQSNLGDKGQSHFAGHSSKQDFQRDLGSDVIDELQLYEETQQRSLTACAAALKRASLSL
- a CDS encoding cold-shock protein is translated as MTLKMGRVKWFNQSEGYGFISPHDGSLDVYVSKTAIANTKNKSLSEGQDVEFSTYRSIHGPSAADVIAF
- a CDS encoding Trm112 family protein — encoded protein: MDHRLLEIVACPVCNGKLYFNKENLELVCKADNLAYPVRDGIPVLLENEARPLSIDEKHA
- the kdsB gene encoding 3-deoxy-manno-octulosonate cytidylyltransferase translates to MSFIAIIPARYASTRLPGKPLADIAGKPMVVHVMERALASGASRVIVATDHPEVVKAVEAAGGEVCLTRADHQSGTERLAEVIDHYGFADDDIIVNVQGDEPLVPPVIIRQVADNLAASSAGMATLAVPIESSEEAFNPNAVKVVMDAQGYALYFSRAAIPWERERFAQSKNTIGDCFLRHIGIYAYRAGFVRRYVNWTPSKLEQIELLEQLRVLWYGEKIHVAVAKAVPAVGVDTQEDLDRVRAIMLRQ
- a CDS encoding YcbJ family phosphotransferase, translating into MEQLKAELSVVLGESITRLERISEQPYAHLYAMYNQQGQAIPLLAKSYVCQGIAQQEAYKLSMLSREGDIRLPTVYGLVMTHQTPYKEILLMERLRGVSVEAPTRTGDRWNALMDQIVEGVLAWHRIDSHGCVGNVDSTQENDWFSWYQQRVEVLWATLSNMNSPLMTLEDRAVLYRARASLHALFAGFDDSSVLVHGNLTLRSMLKDPRSDQLLAMLNPGPMLWAPREYDLFRLSEEGMSSQLFYRYLNKAPVSEFFVARRWLYTLWELVSRFIHTGNLDRALFDTAARQLLPWLD
- the elyC gene encoding envelope biogenesis factor ElyC — its product is MLFTLKKFVGGLLMPLPFLLIVMGLALILLCFTRWQKSGKTLFALSWLVLLLVSLQPVADRLLLPLEKQYATYQGNDPVDYIVVLGGGYTFNPNWAPSANLFSNSLPRVTEGIRLYHAHPNAKMVFTGGAGPNSQSSARTAAQVAESLGVPAADVIALEQPKDTVEEASAVAGLVGDKPFLLVTSASHLPRAMKFFTAQGLHPIPAPANQLAITTPLHSWERTIPAATYLGHSERAWYETLGLIWQKLTENSPQQIERGNGDI
- the cmoM gene encoding tRNA uridine 5-oxyacetic acid(34) methyltransferase CmoM, giving the protein MQDRNFDDIAEKFSRNIYGTTKGMIRQAVVWQDITGLLAQLPQRPLRILDAGGGEGHMACQLAALGHQVLLCDLSAEMIQRAKVAAQEKGVSHNMQFVQSAVQDITQHLEQPVDLILFHAVLEWIAEPQHVLQVLFNALNPGGALSLMFFNANGLVMRNAVLGNFQLAIPEVKRRRQRSLSPQYPLDPPTVYGWLEQMGLSISGKTGVRVFHDYMKNKQQQVDEFAELLALEQRYCRQEPFISLGRYVHVMAFKPNLKDPL
- the mukF gene encoding chromosome partition protein MukF; the encoded protein is MSEFSQTVPELVAWARKNDFSITLPTERLAFLMAIATLNGERLDGEMSEGELVDAFRHVSKGFEQTTETVAVRANNAINDMVRQRLLNRFTSEMADGNAIYRLTPLGIGITDYYIRQREFSTLRLSMQLSIVAQELQRAAEAAEEGGDEFHWHRNVFAPLKYSVAEIFDSIDMTQRLMDEQQHSVKEDIAALLNQDWRAAIASCEMLLSETSGTLRELQDTLEAAGDKLQANLLRIQEATIGNAGLDLVDKLVFDLQSKLDRIISWGQQAIDLWIGYDRHVHKFIRTAIDMDKNRVFAQRLRQSVQNYFDSPWTLTYANADRLLDMRDEELALRSEEVTGELPPDLEFEEFNEIREQLAAMIEQALQVYQQQKMPLNLGEVMRDYLVQYPRARHFDVARILVDQAVRLGVAEADFSGLPAEWLAINDYGAKVQAHVINKY
- the mukE gene encoding chromosome partition protein MukE, which codes for MSSTNIEVVMPVKLAQALANSLFPALDSQLRAGRHIGIDELENHAFLMDFQEQLEEFYTRYNVELIRAPEGFFYLRPRSTTLIPRSVLSELDMMVGKILCYLYLSPERLAHEGIFAQHELYEELLSLADESKLLKFVNQRSTGSDLDKQKLQEKVRTSLNRLRRLGMIYFMGNDSSKFRITEAVFRFGADVRSGDDPREAQLRMIRDGEAMAVENSLSLHDESDESDITMGNATDSAEDEQE